From a region of the Zingiber officinale cultivar Zhangliang chromosome 4B, Zo_v1.1, whole genome shotgun sequence genome:
- the LOC121977276 gene encoding uncharacterized protein LOC121977276 isoform X1, with amino-acid sequence MEETGAQRPTWRQRMHALTHVLTHTTASPSLHSQLFVAAQVPCFLSWDYPPFLCRAPPSAFPPLLRWSIALFFRRASRLCLPATSWRSTCPFQQPPPLVLSRAVVPPPLRWGPEERRECFRKRLRRGRIGMRVPPFLAFAIPNLALLSLLLWDPLWSGLVKKP; translated from the coding sequence ATGGAGGAAACGGGAGCACAAAGGCCTACCTGGCGACAGCGAATGCATGCTCTCACCCATGTCTTGACCCACACCACCGCCTCCCCCTCCCTCCACTCTCAGCTCTTCGTCGCCGCCCAAGTCCCCTGTTTCCTCTCGTGGGATTACCCCCCTTTCCTCTGCCGCGCTCCCCCTTCCGCCTTCCCGCCCCTCCTTCGTTGGTCCATCGCCTTATTCTTTCGCCGCGCTTCCCGCCTCTGCCTCCCCGCCACGTCCTGGCGCTCCACGTGCCCCTTCCAGCAGCCCCCGCCCCTTGTCCTGTCCCGAGCGGTGGTTCCGCCGCCGCTGCGGTGGGGGCCGGAGGAGCGTCGGGAATGCTTCCGAAAGAGGCTGAGGAGGGGGCGGATAGGTATGAGAGTCCCTCCCTTCCTGGCTTTCGCGATTCCTAATCTCGCGCTCTTGTCGCTTCTCTTATGGGATCCACTCTGGTCGGGTCTCGTCAAAAAACCCTAA
- the LOC121974280 gene encoding uncharacterized protein LOC121974280 has translation MASFFLARSSRPNPNLLRLVRSNPIENPNCSTPISSSIFGSHQILRNPVAPSPIPVNANSFSTLLANLRSRSIHGRFPSIKNDSPDSYTSLRRLYWHKTLRSEAGYAARSLSTGPEGEGEPPAPELRHQEIVGPTVERDESALANETREVLDGLARNIYRLSSAVAVLGVAHLGLGAWIVYSVRPPNEVLVQAFAAFGFPFSVAFLMRRAVKPIVFFRKMEELGRLQILTLALQVSKNLNLLFLRARVVSFCCIIGISAGSLAALFGR, from the coding sequence ATGGCCTCCTTCTTCCTGGCTCGGAGTAGCAGACCAAACCCTAATCTCCTCCGCCTCGTTCGTTCGAACCCCATCGAGAACCCTAATTGTTCTACCCCCATCTCTTCTTCTATCTTCGGATCGCACCAGATCCTTCGGAACCCCGTTGCTCCTTCGCCGATTCCAGTAAACGCCAACTCTTTCTCCACTCTCCTCGCCAATCTCCgatctcgatcgatccatgggaGATTCCCCTCGATCAAAAACGATAGTCCTGATTCTTACACTTCCCTCCGCAGACTATATTGGCATAAAACTCTAAGATCTGAAGCTGGCTATGCGGCCAGAAGCCTCTCTACCGGCCCCGAGGGCGAGGGCGAGCCTCCGGCCCCAGAGCTCCGGCACCAGGAGATTGTTGGGCCTACGGTAGAGCGCGACGAATCGGCCCTCGCCAACGAGACTCGCGAGGTTCTCGATGGCCTCGCCAGGAACATCTACCGGCTCAGTTCGGCCGTTGCCGTGCTTGGCGTTGCCCACCTCGGCCTCGGCGCGTGGATCGTATACTCCGTCCGACCGCCAAACGAGGTCTTGGTCCAGGCGTTCGCGGCCTTCGGTTTCCCCTTCTCGGTGGCGTTCCTAATGCGACGGGCCGTGAAGCCGATTGTGTTCTTCAGGAAGATGGAGGAGCTGGGGAGGCTTCAGATTTTGACGCTGGCTCTCCAGGTCTCAAAGAATCTGAATCTCCTGTTTTTGAGAGCTCGCGTCGTCTCTTTCTGCTGCATTATTGGCATTTCTGCGGGGTCTTTGGCAGCTCTTTTTGGTCGGTAA
- the LOC121977277 gene encoding arabinogalactan protein 23-like has protein sequence MEMRKIACAVLVAAAAATGALAAEAPAPGPASAAFAVTPAAGTAIGAAALAFLAYYLQ, from the coding sequence ATGGAGATGAGAAAGATCGCTTGTGCCGTCCTCGTCGCCGCCGCCGCAGCCACCGGAGCACTCGCCGCCGAGGCCCCCGCCCCCGGCCCCGCCAGCGCCGCCTTCGCGGTCACCCCTGCCGCCGGAACAGCCATCGGCGCCGCCGCCTTAGCCTTCCTCGCCTACTACTTGCAGTAG
- the LOC121974276 gene encoding ADP,ATP carrier protein 1, mitochondrial-like codes for MADQVNHPTVIQKFAGQLHLKSSFVQDPKAQRYSLYNPALYERHLTVNFPNGGFQQPFMLVGSCNYDASTMPSVYPVYAQAPAEKGFKNFAIDFLMGGVSAAVSKTAAAPIERVKLLIQNQDEMIKAGRLSEPYKGITDCFGRTIREEGTLSLWRGNTANVIRYFPTQALNFAFKDYFKRMFNFKKDKDGYWKWFAGNLASGGAAGACSLFFVYSLDYARTRLANDSKAAKKGGERQFNGLIDVYRKTLRSDGIAGLYRGFNISCVGIIVYRGLYFGMYDSLKPVLLTGTLQDSFFASFALGWLITNGAGLASYPIDTVRRRMMMTSGEAVKYKSSFDAFSQILKNEGARSLFKGAGANILRAVAGAGVLAGYDKLQLIVFGKKYGSGGA; via the exons ATGGCAGATCAGGTTAATCACCCAACTGTAATTCAGAAATTTGCTGGTCAACTCCATCTGAAGTCCAGCTTTGTACAAGATCCTAAAGCTCAGAGATACAGTTTGTATAATCCTGCTTTGTATGAGAGGCACTTGACGGTAAACTTCCCAAATGGAGGTTTTCAGCAACCGTTCATGCTGGTGGGCAGTTGTAACTATGATGCATCCACTATGCCATCTGTATATCCTGTTTATGCTCAGGCTCCTGCTGAGAAAGGCTTTAAGAACTTTGCTATCGATTTCCTTATGGGAGGAGTTTCTGCTGCTGTCTCCAAGACAGCAGCTGCTCCCATTGAACGTGTGAAGCTGCTGATACAAAATCAGGACGAGATGATTAAGGCCGGTCGCCTCTCTGAACCGTACAAAGGAATCACAGACTGTTTTGGCCGAACAATTAGAGAAGAAGGTACTTTGTCTCTGTGGAGAGGAAATACAGCTAATGTCATTCGTTATTTTCCTACTCAG GCACTGAACTTTGCATTTAAGGATTACTTCAAAAGGATGTTTAACTTTAAGAAAGATAAGGATGGATACTGGAAGTGGTTTGCTGGCAATCTTGCGTCTGGTGGTGCTGCCGGTGCTTGTTCGTTGTTCTTTGTTTACTCTCTGGACTATGCCCGTACCCGTCTTGCAAATGATTCGAAAGCAGCAAAGAAAGGAGGAGAAAGGCAATTTAATGGTCTTATTGATGTTTACCGAAAGACCTTACGGTCCGATGGCATTGCTGGACTTTACAGAGGATTTAACATTTCATGCGTTGGGATTATAGTGTACCGTGGCCTCTACTTTGGAATGTACGATTCATTGAAACCAGTGCTCCTTACCGGAACGTTGCAG GATAGTTTCTTTGCAAGCTTCGCGTTGGGTTGGCTAATCACCAACGGTGCCGGCCTCGCATCATACCCAATTGACACGGTTAGAAGAAGAATGATGATGACCTCTGGAGAAGCAGTAAAGTACAAGAGCTCGTTTGATGCCTTTTCACAAATTTTGAAGAACGAGGGTGCCAGGTCGCTGTTCAAGGGTGCTGGTGCAAACATACTTCGCGCCGTTGCTGGTGCCGGTGTGCTTGCTGGTTACGACAAACTGCAGCTGATCGTCTTCGGCAAGAAATATGGATCGGGCGGCGCTTAG
- the LOC121977276 gene encoding uncharacterized protein LOC121977276 isoform X2: protein MEETGAQRPTWRQRMHALTHVLTHTTASPSLHSQLFVAAQVPCFLSWDYPPFLCRAPPSAFPPLLRWSIALFFRRASRLCLPATSWRSTCPFQQPPPLVLSRAVVPPPLRWGPEERRECFRKRLRRGRIALRFFCIFVR from the exons ATGGAGGAAACGGGAGCACAAAGGCCTACCTGGCGACAGCGAATGCATGCTCTCACCCATGTCTTGACCCACACCACCGCCTCCCCCTCCCTCCACTCTCAGCTCTTCGTCGCCGCCCAAGTCCCCTGTTTCCTCTCGTGGGATTACCCCCCTTTCCTCTGCCGCGCTCCCCCTTCCGCCTTCCCGCCCCTCCTTCGTTGGTCCATCGCCTTATTCTTTCGCCGCGCTTCCCGCCTCTGCCTCCCCGCCACGTCCTGGCGCTCCACGTGCCCCTTCCAGCAGCCCCCGCCCCTTGTCCTGTCCCGAGCGGTGGTTCCGCCGCCGCTGCGGTGGGGGCCGGAGGAGCGTCGGGAATGCTTCCGAAAGAGGCTGAGGAGGGGGCGGATAG CACTCCGTTTCTTCTGCATTTTTGTAAGATAG
- the LOC121974277 gene encoding rho GDP-dissociation inhibitor 1-like, whose protein sequence is MSVLVMSWGLHITAIGAVPISKTMASDDTRKNSNKEQIFMGKDGEEEADSCEEEWLRRQMSEASPCATEEEEEEEEGKGTPQGIDLGPRISLKSEIEKDKDDESLKRWKEQLLGSVDLNSVGENLEPEVEILSLSILCSGRPDILLSLPLEPNHKRAWFTLKEGSHYKLKFTFVVRNNIVSGLSYTNTVWKAGIKVDKTKDMLGTFSPQLETYTYETLEEITPSGLFVRGSYSARMKFVDDDDKCYLEINYGFDIRREWASTTN, encoded by the exons ATGTCTGTGTTGGTCATGAGCTGGGGGCTTCATATCACGGCCATCGGAGCTGTCCCTATCTCTAAGACGATGGCCTCGGACGACACCAGGAAAAATTCCAACAAGGAACAGATTTTCATGGGGAAAGACGGCGAGGAAGAGGCTGACAGCTGCGAGGAGGAGTGGCTCAGGAGGCAGATGAGCGAAGCCAGTCCCTGTGcaacagaggaggaggaggaagaagaagaaggcaaaGGAACTCCTCAAGGCATTGACTTGGGTCCAAGAATTAGCCTCAAGTCCGAGATCGAAAAAGACAAG GACGACGAAAGCCTCAAGAGGTGGAAGGAGCAGCTCTTAGGAAGTGTCGATCTCAACTCAGTAGGAG AGAATTTGGAGCCAGAGGTTGAGATCCTGAGCCTTTCGATCCTCTGCTCCGGTAGGCCAGACATTCTTCTCTCACTCCCTCTCGAGCCAAACCACAAACGTGCTTGGTTTACTCTGAAAGAAGGCAGCCACTACAAGCTCAAGTTCACCTTCGTCGTCCGCAACAACATCGTCTCCGGCTTGAGCTACACCAACACAGTCTGGAAGGCCGGCATCAAGG TGGATAAGACAAAAGATATGCTCGGCACTTTCAGCCCTCAGCTTGAGACTTACACCTATGAAACATTAGAGGAGATCACCCCTTCTGGCCTCTTTGTAAGAGGATCATATTCTGCAAGAATGAAG TTTGTCGACGACGATGACAAGTGCTACTTGGAGATCAACTACGGCTTCGATATCCGAAGAGAATGGGCATCGACAACAAATTGA
- the LOC121974278 gene encoding uncharacterized protein LOC121974278, producing MDLPVIDLSRYMEISVRSGGAVFSASDEVGNAEELRALCAAVSGSLRDTGALLVKDPRCTAEDNDRFLDMMERYFERSEEFKLQQARPNLHFQVGSTPEGVEIPRSLVDEDMQARIKSMPKEFQPAIPSGPDPKWRYMWRVGPRPANTHFKELNSEPVIPDEFPDWKETMDLWGSKMIAAIEVVAEMAAIGFGLDKDAFTSLMDHGPHLLSPTGSDLQRHGSLGTVFAGYHYDLNFLTIHGRSRFPGLNIWLRNGQKMEVKVPFGCLLIQTGKQLEWLTAGECLAGMHEVLVTNRTLEAIESARQQSRSLWRVSSTLFGHIASDATLKPLGHFADTPLASKYPPICTGDYVEKELAAINLKG from the exons ATGGACCTCCCTGTGATCGATCTTTCCCGGTACATGGAAATCTCCGTCAGGAGCGGCGGAGCTGTTTTTTCGGCTTCGGACGAGGTTGGAAATGCCGAGGAGTTAAGGGCGCTATGTGCGGCGGTGAGCGGAAGTCTCAGGGACACCGGCGCGCTCCTCGTGAAGGACCCTCGCTGCACCGCGGAGGACAATGACCGGTTCCTTGATATGATGGAGCGGTACTTCGAGCGATCCGAGGAGTTCAAGCTCCAACAAGCACGCCCTAATTTACATTTCCAG GTTGGTTCAACTCCCGAGGGTGTGGAGATACCGCGCAGTCTGGTTGATGAAGATATGCAAGCAAGGATTAAATCTATGCCAAAGGAGTTCCAACCTGCTATTCCTTCTGGTCCAGACCCTAAATGGCGATACATGTGGAGAGTTGGTCCTCGACCAGCAAACACTCATTTTAAG GAACTGAACTCTGAACCTGTTATACCTGATGAATTTCCTGATTGGAAAGAAACGATGGATCTTTGGGGATCTAAAATGATAGCTGCTATCGAG gttgttGCTGAGATGGCTGCTATTGGATTTGGCTTGGACAAGGATGCATTTACTTCTTTAATGGACCAT GGACCTCATCTCCTTTCTCCGACAGGAAGTGATCTACAACGACATGGCAGTCTAGGCACTGTGTTTGCCGGATATCATTATGACCTGAATTTCCTAACAATCCATGGGAGAAGCAGATTCCCAGGGCTAAACATATGGTTAAGAAATGGACAGAAGATGGAAGTCAAGGTTCCTTTTGGTTGTCTCCTTATCCAAACCGGAAAGCAG CTAGAGTGGTTAACCGCAGGTGAGTGTTTGGCTGGAATGCACGAAGTTCTTGTCACTAATAGGACACTAGAAGCCATTGAGTCAGCTCGACAGCAATCCCGCAGTCTTTGGAGGGTTTCATCAACC CTCTTTGGGCACATCGCATCTGATGCAACATTGAAGCCATTAGGCCATTTTGCTGACACACCCCTTGCGAGCAAGTACCCTCCCATCTGTACAGGAGATTATGTCGAGAAAGAACTTGCTGCAATTAATCTCAAAGGCTAG